In Dryobates pubescens isolate bDryPub1 chromosome 16, bDryPub1.pri, whole genome shotgun sequence, the sequence ACCccactcttctcccaagcataAAAACAGGTACTCTGTACTGGCAGACCGCTGCCTCCTTTGAATTTCACCCCTTAGACAGTCACTCACTGGTTGAGAAAGTTATTTGTAGCATCTTCCACCTCAGCAACCTGTAGGAAACCAGAGTGTGCTGTGGCTTTGCACTGGATACATCCAGTTCAAAGCTTGTGGAGTTTGAACTCGCATTTTCATCATGGGTGGTAACAAATCTATTAAGATTGTTTAAATTGCTGCTGCTAACTACATGTAAACTACATGCAGAGTTCCTGGCACAGTGAGGCCACTTGAAGTATTCATGCTCATGCCTCATCTCATACATAccaatgatttatttattttttcccctaggGGCTGGTTTCGACAGGGATCTTCTTCTATCACTGGCCCAGACTTTGCCATGGAAAAGGTGGGGGACAACTTGCCATCTGAAAGATGGAGCTTTTTTGGACCCAAAGCAATCCAGAAATCCACCACTGATCCAGGTATGTCCTTAATCTTCTGTCCTGCAAGACCTGGATGAGTACAGCCACACACCAGAGTTGTAATTGTTTCTGGAGCCTTATCCTGCTTGCCTTGTTACTTTCTAGGACCACCTTTGTGATCCTGCTATTTCTGTGCATAAATAGGCAAAACCTATGCCAAGAATCTGAAAGTAGAAATAActtgccctgagctgcagtggaaaGGCAGGATGTGAAGGTGCCAGCTTTTTACTCTGCTTTCTGGTGGAACCAGGACTGGAAGTGGCAGCCACTGATGTGGAATTGTCTTTAGATGAAAGGAAGCTGCTGGGCCTAGTGTAGGCTTTCTGCAGTGACACTGCCCactcctggcagcagtgggaaaAGGGCTTGGCTAGTTTTCCTGGCTTTTACTtactgtgatttctttttttcatcagGAGGATTTACCATCCAATCCTATAAGGGTGCCCAGAAGCCTTCCCCAATGGAGCTGATGCGTGCTCAGGCTACTAGGATGTCAGAAGATCCAGCCCCCTTCAAGCCCCCCAAAATGGACATTCCGGTCACGGAAGGGAGGAAGCAATCTCCACGTTCCCATAATATCAAACCCCGGGATCTGAACGTGCTCACTCCCACTGggttctaggaagaacttctttagtGAGCTACAGGGTGTCTTAGTTGCTGCTTCCCTGTCCTGTTGTGCTGCAGTAAACTAGGAAAGTCTCCTTTCCAGCTCTTCATCTCAGAAAAGGAAACAGTTGTGACTGTCCTCCTAGAGCCAGTTTGGGGAAAACTCCTGTGCTAGTCCCAAAGCAGTGCAAACCATCTTGTCTGCTGTCTTGCCCCAGTTCagtctgctgggctgcactaGGTGTGTTGCCTAGCACGCTGCACCACAGTAAAACTCTTGAACCATATTTTGTGGGGTAGGACTGCGTGTGGTGTGCAAGCAGACTGGCTTGTCTACCTGTAGTCTGATTGTCTTGtcctgctcagtgctgaagCAATCTCAGGAGGATTGTGGTTCTGTCTGGCATATACAGAACACCAGCAGAAAGTTACAAAAAACAAGCAAGGACTGAAAACTGCAGCAGTGACTGCCAGAAGGAAGTTGCTCTGGGAGTGTGGTGAGTCAGCTTTAAATGTGGCACTGTCTGTTGGTGCCCTTACAGTTCAACACCTGGTACTACCTTGTCCTTGAagcttttttaaaaggaatagTGATGATTCTAAGATGCTCTTGCTAGAATGGCAGGGAACAGAATCTAATGACATCTGGCAGTAGTGAGGAAGAATTGCTTCTCTTACAACTCTGTTCCTCCAAAAAGGTGGGAATGACCAGAGCTGATGTGGCTTGAACTAAGTaatcctcctttcttttctgcaaaACAACACTGTCCTGCCTTCTGTAAGACAGGCCTTCAGGAGCTGTGGCACTCTGGTGCTGCTTAATTTccttaattattttgttttcccctgctGGCACCTTGTATGAATCATGTAGAAGTGTATTTGACACCAGGGGCACTTCTCAAGTGGGTCTTCTTTTAAAATTTGcattaaatacatttttcagGGCTAAGGGAGGACTGAGATCAAGGCTGGATGTGCCTCCCTGCTATGAAACAGACATGTCATTTTTAGCCTAGTCAGAACcagtttctgggaagaactatCACTTGCTTTCATGAGAAGTGGGAAAAGTACAAGAAACTCTGGGCTACAACATAATCCCTCAAGCATTGTAGGCAGTGTTGCTCTGTAACCTTCACCTGTCCTGTGGTGAATGAGTCTCCTGATCTCACAACTGTTGCAGAGCTCCATCAGCAGGCTTTTTGTAGTGATGTGGTGGCACAGCAGCCTTGCCTCTGGTACTGGAAGCTTCTCTGTAGCCAGGACATTGTGCAGAGGTTACTTAACAGGTGGTAACCATTGAGCTCTGGAGTTTCTGCTGCCTTAAACCAAACATTCCTCCCAGAGGGTGAGGCAGGGTTGGCTCATCTCACAAGCTGCTGACCCCTCTGAAGAAGCATGTTTTGTGGCTTTGCATCTCTCAAGCTTCAACAGCACTGCCAGTGATGTGTTGTATTGAAAGTCTCTCACCTAACCAAGCAGTTTCCACTGTCACCACTCATTTGTACCTTGGCAATCAGTCTCTTGTTTGACATTAATTTATTTGTCTGTATTCATGTTGAACATgtgtgatttttgtttggtttgtttcctacaagaaaataaaacccttGTGAATGGAGGTTCTTTGTGTGTGTCAGCACTAGTGAAGCATCTGTGGGAGTAATGGAGTTGAGGTTCTGCCTGGTGAGGCTTTGGCAGCACTTGCATCAGGGTAAAATATTAGCTCTAACACTCCCGcttgactgggtaggtttaaaGCCAGACTCAGCCATGCCTTGGACTTGTGTAGGTGAAGCTAAATGTGAAATCTGTGTTTTCTTGATCTAATCAAAGGGAGATTCTTCATGTTCCCAAGCCTGCTTCTCTTGCAGCCTGTGTGCTGTTTGCACCTGCATTACAGAGGAGGCATGGATGTAGGAGCCAGGCTGACATTTGCCTagaggtgcccagctcctggtggtgtggccttcttggctttATTTTCACCTGAAATGTTCTGGTGTGGGCAGCTACAAATGCTACAGCACCCGAGTACTGCCGATAGAGCACATGGctctcctgggctggggaggcctgagctgagcacaggcaTTCCCTGTACTCCCAGAGTGTTGGCACAGCTAAAAGTCATGAAGTGACTGAAGCAGCCAGGTACTCAGgtacaggctgctgctgtagctCGTGGTTACACAGGCTCATCTCATAGTTTAGTTTGGAAAGGATGGGAATAAAGTGTGGCCTCTTGGTGGGATTCTCATCCTAATTTCTTTATTGTGTCCCAACATCATTCTTGGGGATATGACTGTCCCTGTGGACCTCTTGCTACCAGGCAGCTTCCTGTCTCATGATTGAAGTCTAGACCAGTTAAAAGGACCTACCTGGTTTATACACCTGAATGAGCTCACTATGTGGGAGGGGCAGCTTTCTAGAGCAGGAAGCACTTGGGAGTTTGCACTGTTGGCAGtgcttctggctgctgcttacAAAAACTATGCTTTTCCCAGGCTTATGCCTGGAAGGGAGGGGTGGTGTCATGCAGATGAGTGGCTTGTTCTGCACCTGGCAGTGGGGAAGAGGCTTCCTAAAGTAGAAGGAACAAACCTGTCTGATCTGGGGCTCCCTCTTCCAAGCTGTTCTGGGCTAACTGAAGCCAGGCtcctggatgaggccttgctGTGCAGCAAGCATTGCCTTCAGATTGTAAAGCACTAACCAGGactgccctgccatggctgtgctcaatgttcttcttgacACATTAACCACTTCGGGCAAAGTCACATGTTTGGAACACCAATGCTCCTCTCTGTCTAGTGTGGCCTGGGGATCCCTGTGCTGTGCATGCTGTCACTGAAGCCTACACCTGCTTTTTTTGTTAAATTAAATACTATCATCTTTTTCTGAACACCAAACAGGTGTTTGGGCATTTTGCTCACTGTGCAAACGAATGGCAGAGGTTATAGCTGCTGTAGTCTGATGCTATTGCAAAGTACAGCTGACAGCCCTGCACTCCCTTGGGGCAGGCCTGGCACCACCATGGAACAGTCTcagcaaacaggaaaataatttattttctacCACTGTACAAAGTGCCTTGAACAGTAGGATGAGACAGGTTTGAAAGGAAACCAGGTGTTTTCCCCAAGAGACATAGAAATAAGTCCACATGACATGACATTTGAGACTGCAGCATGATGAGATGATGTTTTGAGAGGAAACATGAAGCTctctgtgccccccacccccccctgctgctgcagtggttgTTGCTGTCAGGTAGCACCAACAATGAGGAACAACTCCTGAAACAGCTGCAGTTTCTCTGTGAACTGCAGGGGAAAAGGCTGCCCCAGGACCTGCTGCATTTGGTTGATGAAGTTCTCCATCTTCAGCTGAATATCCAGCTGGCTGATGTCAtcaccagcctgcagcctgggcttgaCCTTCTGAATGATCAAATCCATCCGGTCATTGAGTGAGCTCCGCAAGTGGCCTGCAAGACGAAGTACTGCTGGGAAGAGGCAAGTCACAGGGGCTGCCTGACCTTGCCCAGGGACAGACTGCAGCATGCCATGGTGAGGAGCAGTTGGGAACTGTGTTGATTCTCTCAAGTTATCCTTGATGCTTCTGCATAAGACTAGCCTTGTGGAAGGGGGAACTGTTCCCTTCTTGGAGCAAGTCTGCACATGGAGAGAGCCCAAGaaaagggcagggggaagggctTGTGGCATCCATTTCTCCTCTAACAGTGGCAGACCCATCAGCTGTCCAGCTGCAAAGGGCTTAACTAGGGCTTCAGGCAGAATAAGTAGGCATGTGTGATATTGGACTCTTCTGCATTCCTCCCTGAAAACCTTAACCCTAGGCTAAAGCAGCTGAACTGGTAAGAGAGTTCTGGGAGTTCTCAGGAGTGTTTTGtgactctgctgctctcctagGGTCAGAAATGCTGCTCCTTCCACTACTGTGGGTGCTGGTATATGCCTTGTATGCTAAGCGCTGTGTGTGTTCTGGCATTACCATCACTTtgccttctgcttttcctcctaAGCCATCCTATTCTTCCATCCACTGTGGGTGCAGCTTAGGCAACACCCTTGCATTTCCCAGTGCAGGGACTGATCCTACAGGAAGTAGGCTATTATTAGAGGCTAAACTTGGTCAAGCAACTTGAGTGCTCTGCTTGATGCAACATCACTTCTTTGCTCTGACTGCTAGGAATAACTACTGGTATGGATGGGGACACATCTTTCAAAGACTCAGTGGCTGTGGGTACATGAGTGATGAGAAGATGGGTACTTTGGCTCCTCTACTGCAGCTTTTTAATGAGGTTGTGTCTATTGAGGTCAGAACAGGTTGCTTACCCAGTACTACGTTTTGGTAACTCATCAGCAGCAAATTCAAATACTCTAGCATCTCATCCCATCTCTGCCATGTTGCTGTTTCATCCTGTGAGACAGAATTTTGTTGTTATGAGAGGTTTTCTCACGAGAAAAGGCAAAGGAGAGGTGGAACAGGATACCTGgtatggcagcagcacagaggagtgGCTCAGGAAGTACAGGATCTTGGCCAGAGACAGGTGCAAGGTTGAGGGCACGTCACAACTATGCTGGAACAGCTGCTCTAGCAGTTTGCAGCGCAGGAGCTGGCTCTCCATAGTGTTTAAGAAAGCTTCCCTGGAAGACAGAAGGGTTTTACTCTAGGGGAGAGAGagcataggctgcccagggacaacTGTTTCAGCATGTTCCTGGTTTCAGGTCTTGATCTGGTGCAGATGTGGGGTAACTGCAAAGGCAGTGGCAGAGTGGAAGAAAACCCACTAAATGTGATAGAGACCTTCATTATGCAGCTCAGCCATGTGTTTGTCTTTAGGTCTGACCTGTGGCAACTCAAGGTTGGTATGGTCTGTGAAGTAAGCTTAGCTGCCTCATTTTACTCTGCTCAGTAGCCTGTGTGGGAGTTTCCCATTCCTGATGGCTTGCAGGTAGCACATCCAAGCAAATACAAAGTAGGGTCAGCAGCCAGCCGGATCTCTGAGATCTGTCCTGGGAGGAGTGAATTTGGTTAGACTTAATTTGGCTTGACTAGGCCTGGTGTGTGCTCAGGTAGATTCTGCTAAAAGATTCTGTCTGAAAAGGTTTTCTGGGGTTGACAAACATGGGTTAGAAATGTCTATGGGTCTAATGGTCTTACATCTGTACTAGAGCCAGTCAGGCCCTTGTGCTTTAGCTTCAGATGCTGTACTTCTTAGAGAAGCAAACCAAGGGATGTTGAAGCAAAGCTGCATCACATTATCTGAAAAGCTACCCAGCTGCCCATGGGAATCGGAGATGTGTTTGCCAGTTCTTGACCAGGCTGATGCAGAGTGCTGCTTTTCAGACCCTCTTTACAGTTTTAAGGTCCTGCAGCTTTAACAGCTGGGACAAGCAGCTGTTGTCAGGCACACCAGCTGGTGATGTTCTGTTTCCATGGGACCTGTCAGTCCAACAGCCAGGTGTTTGCTGGCTGGGTGACAAATGAGCCTGCCTGTCTCACACTGTGCTACTTCATGCATCCACACTTGGGTGTACAACAGGAACAAGGCTATTGCTCACACAGGCAGGTGCTGCCTTGCCTGTGGTCTGTCTCACCTTTGGCTCCTCAGAGGAATATTCAGTATAAATGGGAATATCACATCTGCAatcttgcaggagctgcagttggGAGACTTGTCCACTTCTACTGCGATGGACAACATCCgctggagcaggagcatcaCCCTGGGTTAGAGAGACAGTCAGCACTAGAAGTCATCACCCCCTGCCTTGCCAAGTAAAGCAGTGGGGATGGTGCCTAGTTCAGCCTCCTGCCTTGCAGTGTGGGACACAGGGGAACACAGCAGGCTGGATTTAGTGTGAATTATGAATCCAATGCTCTTGGAAGCAGAGCTAATCCCCAGATAGGCCCTCAGGAGGTCTTGGTTGCTGTACTGAGTGTTGGTGGAGCAGCACAGGCCAGCCTCAGCTGTGAGCCAAGAGCTCCAACCTTGTGCCATGTGCATGTGGAGGATGTTTACTGAGCCAGCTTCCTACCAGGTGAGGATGTCTCTTGCTCCCCAGGTCTATATCTACTCCAAAGGAGAACCAACAAGTACAGCCTGGCTTCCCTGACCTAACAAGGAGGGACTCTGGCCTCTCCCCGACTTGGACTTAATGATAATGCCAACAGGGAGCTAGGACATCTGGGTCTTACTTCTGGGTGAAGAAAGTTGGTGGAGATGCCTCTGCATGGGCAGTGCTGGTCAGCCATGGTGCAGATGAGCTGTGTTTGGCCTGTGCTTCTGGTGAAGACAATGTAGTTTCttgtggctgctcctggggctgggggaaacCAACTCCTGTAACTGCTGCAACTAaccattcaaccacctccctgggaaagaaACAAGAATTTTAGTGGAGACAGGCCTGGTTTTGCTGCATCCTGACCACTAGATCCACTTGGAGCTTGCGGAAAGATCTCAAGGATGAAGACTATGTCTCACCCCCTTGGACAGATTAGGTAGCAGCTCTCCTGAGCAGCAGATTTATATACTTGTCAAACAGGACTGCTTCCTTCTCAGTCCTATCCTGGGCAATGCAAATCTGAGCTCATTCCTGGGAAGAGCCCACTAGGCTGTGGCTGGAAGTGCCTTGCACCAACTCtggtggtttgcttttgttaaGCCTGCTCCTGTTCTTTATACTTGGGCCCTACACTTCCTTCTGTCTCCCAGGCTTGTTTCCTGGAAAGTCTGAAAGTGTTCCCTGAGCCCCTGCTTTTCAGCCCCTGGTTAGAGAACAGGGGAGAAGGAGGTGGTGTCCCTTACTTGACATTGTTGAAGCATGTGTCACATGAAAGCACTTTCTTAGCAATTGACTTCTGTAGCGTGcgcagcctcaggttgtgctgGAAGTCATCCTCCAGGGTCTGCACCACGTACTGCAGGAAGAGGACCCAGCCAGGGGCCTTCTCCTGAGGGCACATGGAGATGGCATAAACAGGGTGAGGAGCACCAGGGAATATCTCTGTCTTGGGTATGGGCTGATGTACAACTGAGGAGTAGCTCCAGGAGAGGCTTCCCTGGCTCAGGCAATGCCCTAGGGCTGTTGCCAGACCCGTCCTACTGTTGCACTAGGGCTAGGCCCCAGAGAGGATTTGTCTGCTGCTTTGCCACCTTCAGATTAAACAACCTGCCTACTGGCTTGCAGCAGGTTAGGGAGCACTGTGGATAAATGTGGGATACCCaactggctcctgctgccttcagcagctgctgggacgTGATGGGCATGTTGGACTGGCccactctgcagcacagcatggccATGCAAGGCCAAATACTTACCCTCAGGCACCCTCTAATGGATGATCCCTGCCCAATGTGACATGTGGGGCCAAGTACCTGGTCCTCCATGGTGTACTTCAGCAGCATCCAGTCCCATCCCACTGTGGCAGCGTTGGCTGGATGGACCCTGCAAGGACAGCACTGTCCATTCCTGCTGAACTGCCCAAGTGTCTGCCTGAAGTCATGGCAACCCCTGGTCCTTCCCCAATCCtgtcccagcccctcctggccccagctgctcaggggcctgtcctgccttctcctttccagttttgttctcttctttttccctcccctgacCATGGTAATACTTTGGAAGCACCTGATGGGGCTGTACTATATATATGGGGAGTCACAGGACTCACAATACTGTTCCTCTCTGCAGGAAccctgagggcagcaggggaacTGCTCCAGCCCATGTTCTCCTGTTGCAGACCAGGGCAGGTATTTCTACCATGTCAGTGAAGAATGGGATCTGTGCTTTAGGAGCAAGGCAAACACACCTCTCTGTCCCAAAGGGCTCCCTGGTGTCACAGGCTGTCCCTGATCTATCCTCAGACAGCTTGGGCTGTTGCCTGTGCTGACAACAGGAGGCAGGGGCGGGAGCATCATCCCGGGTtagagaggaaatggttcccTATCCTGCATGGACCATGGAAGGTCACCTTTATGCTGGGCCGGTAGCCAGGAGcacctgggcaccacagcaAAGGAAATACATACATTTGGATCTTCATTAGCAGCATGTAGGTGTCCTTCAGCATCTCCTTTTGGTGGGGGTTCAACAGGACCCGTCTGATCAGGTGGGAGATGATTTCTTTGGGGGGATAGTGCTGGCAGGAGACGAAGTCATTCAGGAAATGCAAGGTGCCTTCCAGGAAGTTCTCCTCCATGGTGGTACGCACCATGTTCAGCTTCCCGCTGGGGATGAGTTCAGTCTTCTGCTGCATACAAGACAAGGCAATAGGTGAAAGCTTGCTCCCCCTGACTCAGAGCAACCCAGCTCTGATGTGGGGCCCACCACGAAGAGAACCACAAGAACCAGATCCCCACTGCCGGGAAGAGGTTCCCCCAAGAGGGGAGGCAAAGCAGGGGATGCCCCAGCTCCATCTTctactgctggggctgctctgagcaggctcTGTCTGGGCTTGgcaacagcagctgctccaaaccctgttTACCTGATGCATTTCTCTGTTGGGTGCCACACCTTGCAGGAAGAGGTGCTGGACTCCGCTACTCCTGAAATACTGCAGTTTGTTGAGCCAGGCCTTGTTGTCAGCCTTGGTCCTGGTTGGGGTCACTTGCTGGATTACTTCATGTCGGGGTAAGTCACCTGCTTCCAGGAAAGGCCTTTGGGCCTCTGTGGggatggctggggcagggcttagCTTCAGAGGGAGCTCACTTTGTTGGCATAGGAGGGGAGTGTCTTTCTCTGAGCCACTGCCTCTGTCACTGCTACTGCTGTCCAGGCTggagggggatggggacaaCAGGTCTGAGTCTAGCTGCATGCTGGCCAGAGAGCCCAAGTCACTGTTGAAAGTGGTAGTGCTGCAgttcctctctgggctgcaggaggagccgCGGTAGCTGGaggtggaagaggagcagctctctgccctgTCCACAGTGGCACTGGGTTCTGCAGGAGTGCTgtccctgggtgctgcagggtaTGGCCTTGCCACTGTCTCCATTTCCTGCACTGGGGTGGAGCAGAACTGGGGATGGGACACGTGTGCTGTTGGGGTAACAGGTGTCTGCCTGGGGTCCTGGTCAGCCACGCTGGTGGTATCGGGAAGGCTGCACGTGTCCTCTGTCAGGTCGATGATGGTGAatctgctccctggcactgtgcttGTGTCCTCGTAGGTCAGATCAATGATCTCCTGtggggacaaagggaccagCACTGTCAGCGATGATGGCATCTGGGTGCCATGGTCTTCCCTGGAAAGGGATCTTTGTTATGGCAACGTTGTTGCCCCAGcccaagaggggaaaaagggctTGTTGGTACAAGCCCAGGAAGAGAAACCAAGGGCGTAGACCTCACTGCATGGCCAAGGTGATAGGGCAGCTGGCAAGGTAGTAGCCCCAAGCTCTAGTGTCAGTCTGTCCTGGCAACAGAGCTGAGCCTGACCTGGGCTTTTTCCCATTCCCACTAGGGTTCCTTATGGCAAACAAGTGtcctctgctccaaacccctcttgtcTTGGCCCAGATTGGGCCTATCTGATCAGCTTCCTCTTAGAATGAGAGAATGCCAGGAATGAGGAACGCCTGCTGGGGTGCTCAGGGAGGTCATGCAGAGTGCAGTGCATGTTGCTGCCCCAGGGGCCTCTGCCgagcaccagcaggagcagcgtaGGACCCAAACCTTGATGCCCACCCTGCAGCTCGACCTCaggagctggacatgagcaTCAGGGAACAGAGGTACCTTCACATCCATGGTATCAGGAACTCCAGGAGCCCTGAGAATCTGGGGACTCCTATCCAGGACTTGCTGGGTGAAGCAGCACCCAAAACTCCAAGGTCTGTCTGAAGGACAGCAGGAGCAtgctggggaaggcagctgtgtCCACACCACCAGGAAGCAGGACACGGCACTGATCAGGATCTCTGCATGCCTGGGAGGGATCAGAGCCTGTTTGCTCTTGGAAAACCTGCCCCTCAGTGTCTCAAATCTGGAATACATTTTGTGGACAATTTATATTTATCCCACGACTTCCACTTGCTGCCTTTTCTAAGGAGCTGCATGgaacctggggaggtggcagatCCCAGCAGCTGTCATGGGGGAAGACagtagagcag encodes:
- the SIMC1 gene encoding SUMO-interacting motif-containing protein 1 isoform X2; translated protein: METVARPYPAAPRDSTPAEPSATVDRAESCSSSTSSYRGSSCSPERNCSTTTFNSDLGSLASMQLDSDLLSPSPSSLDSSSSDRGSGSEKDTPLLCQQSELPLKLSPAPAIPTEAQRPFLEAGDLPRHEVIQQVTPTRTKADNKAWLNKLQYFRSSGVQHLFLQGVAPNREMHQQKTELIPSGKLNMVRTTMEENFLEGTLHFLNDFVSCQHYPPKEIISHLIRRVLLNPHQKEMLKDTYMLLMKIQMVHPANAATVGWDWMLLKYTMEDQEKAPGWVLFLQYVVQTLEDDFQHNLRLRTLQKSIAKKVLSCDTCFNNVKVMLLLQRMLSIAVEVDKSPNCSSCKIADVIFPFILNIPLRSQREAFLNTMESQLLRCKLLEQLFQHSCDVPSTLHLSLAKILYFLSHSSVLLPYQDETATWQRWDEMLEYLNLLLMSYQNVVLGHLRSSLNDRMDLIIQKVKPRLQAGDDISQLDIQLKMENFINQMQQVLGQPFPLQFTEKLQLFQELFLIVGAT
- the SIMC1 gene encoding SUMO-interacting motif-containing protein 1 isoform X1, whose product is METVARPYPAAPRDSTPAEPSATVDRAESCSSSTSSYRGSSCSPERNCSTTTFNSDLGSLASMQLDSDLLSPSPSSLDSSSSDRGSGSEKDTPLLCQQSELPLKLSPAPAIPTEAQRPFLEAGDLPRHEVIQQVTPTRTKADNKAWLNKLQYFRSSGVQHLFLQGVAPNREMHQKTELIPSGKLNMVRTTMEENFLEGTLHFLNDFVSCQHYPPKEIISHLIRRVLLNPHQKEMLKDTYMLLMKIQMVHPANAATVGWDWMLLKYTMEDQEKAPGWVLFLQYVVQTLEDDFQHNLRLRTLQKSIAKKVLSCDTCFNNVKEVVEWLVAAVTGVGFPQPQEQPQETTLSSPEAQAKHSSSAPWLTSTAHAEASPPTFFTQKVMLLLQRMLSIAVEVDKSPNCSSCKIADVIFPFILNIPLRSQREAFLNTMESQLLRCKLLEQLFQHSCDVPSTLHLSLAKILYFLSHSSVLLPYQDETATWQRWDEMLEYLNLLLMSYQNVVLGHLRSSLNDRMDLIIQKVKPRLQAGDDISQLDIQLKMENFINQMQQVLGQPFPLQFTEKLQLFQELFLIVGAT